The proteins below come from a single Afipia felis ATCC 53690 genomic window:
- the nikR gene encoding nickel-responsive transcriptional regulator NikR, with amino-acid sequence MQRITITLDNDLIDELDRMIAEHGYQNRSEAIRDFARAGMQQAAQEKGKSGECVAALVYVYDHAARNLSRRLVENYHSHHDLSLATLHVHLDNDNCMEVTAFRGSGSEIQHFADHIIAERGVKYGRLILIPT; translated from the coding sequence ATGCAACGCATCACCATCACGCTCGATAACGATCTGATCGATGAACTCGACAGAATGATCGCAGAGCACGGATACCAGAACCGCTCCGAGGCGATACGTGACTTCGCGCGTGCCGGTATGCAGCAGGCCGCGCAGGAGAAAGGCAAATCCGGCGAATGCGTCGCTGCGCTCGTCTATGTTTACGACCACGCCGCACGCAATCTGTCACGGCGGCTGGTGGAAAATTATCACAGCCACCACGATCTCTCGCTGGCGACGCTCCATGTTCACCTCGACAATGATAATTGCATGGAGGTGACTGCATTCCGCGGCTCCGGCAGCGAGATCCAGCATTTTGCCGATCACATTATTGCCGAACGCGGCGTCAAGTACGGGCGCCTGATCCTGATCCCGACATAA
- the urtA gene encoding urea ABC transporter substrate-binding protein, translating to MFIQSISAIGKSRGLRRFAAGAGIALSLATFGAARAADDTIKVGILHSLSGTMAISETTLKDAVLMMIDEQNKKGGLLGKKLEAVVVDPASNWPLFAEKARELITKDKVAVVFGCWTSVSRKSVLPVFKELDSILFYPVQYEGEESERNVFYTGAAPNQQAIPAVDYLMKEEKVKRWVLEGTDYVYPRTTNKILEAYLKSKGVAPEDITVNYTPFGFSDWQTEVSKIKAFGSAGKKTAVVSTINGDANVPFYKELGNQGIKATDIPVVAFSVGEEELAGIDTKPLIGHLAAWNYFESIKTPANAKFIEQWHAFTKNPKRVTNDPMEAHYIGFNMWVKAVEKAGTTNSDKVIDALPGIKQANLTGGVSTMLPNHHITKPVFIGEIQGDGQFNVVSPDDPTKATLVPGDAWSNYLEGSKDLEADWVTLKCGNYNTKEKKCLGGS from the coding sequence ATGTTCATTCAATCAATTTCGGCGATCGGAAAATCGCGCGGCCTTAGGCGGTTTGCTGCGGGAGCGGGGATTGCTTTAAGCCTCGCGACCTTTGGCGCAGCTAGGGCTGCAGATGACACGATCAAGGTCGGCATCCTGCACTCTTTGTCCGGAACGATGGCCATCAGCGAAACGACGCTGAAGGATGCAGTGCTCATGATGATCGATGAGCAGAACAAGAAAGGCGGACTGCTCGGCAAGAAGCTCGAAGCCGTGGTGGTGGATCCGGCATCGAACTGGCCGCTGTTCGCGGAAAAAGCGCGAGAACTCATCACCAAGGATAAGGTCGCGGTTGTCTTTGGCTGCTGGACGTCGGTCTCGCGCAAGTCCGTGCTGCCGGTTTTCAAGGAGCTGGATTCGATCCTCTTTTATCCGGTGCAGTACGAAGGAGAGGAAAGCGAGCGCAACGTGTTTTACACCGGCGCGGCACCAAACCAGCAGGCGATCCCTGCGGTGGACTATCTGATGAAAGAAGAGAAGGTGAAGCGCTGGGTGCTTGAGGGCACCGACTACGTTTATCCGCGCACCACCAACAAGATTCTCGAAGCCTATCTGAAATCGAAGGGCGTCGCGCCGGAAGACATTACGGTCAATTACACGCCGTTCGGGTTCTCCGACTGGCAGACGGAAGTTTCCAAAATCAAGGCGTTCGGCTCGGCGGGCAAGAAAACCGCGGTTGTTTCCACCATCAACGGCGATGCCAACGTGCCGTTTTATAAGGAGCTCGGGAACCAGGGCATCAAGGCCACCGACATTCCCGTGGTCGCTTTCTCCGTGGGTGAGGAGGAGCTTGCCGGCATCGACACCAAGCCGTTGATCGGTCATCTGGCGGCCTGGAATTACTTCGAGTCGATCAAGACGCCCGCCAACGCCAAGTTCATCGAACAGTGGCATGCCTTCACCAAGAATCCGAAGCGCGTGACCAACGATCCGATGGAAGCGCACTACATTGGCTTCAACATGTGGGTGAAGGCCGTCGAGAAAGCTGGAACGACCAACTCCGACAAGGTGATCGATGCTCTGCCCGGCATCAAGCAGGCCAACCTGACTGGCGGTGTTTCGACCATGCTTCCGAACCATCACATCACCAAGCCCGTCTTTATTGGAGAAATCCAGGGTGACGGACAGTTCAACGTCGTGTCTCCCGATGATCCGACGAAGGCGACGCTGGTGCCCGGCGATGCATGGTCGAATTATCTGGAAGGCTCGAAAGACCTTGAGGCCGACTGGGTGACCCTGAAGTGCGGCAACTACAACACCAAGGAAAAGAAGTGTCTCGGTGGGAGCTGA
- the urtC gene encoding urea ABC transporter permease subunit UrtC produces MMPHLLTRSLNRSAAGFLLVVAACGILVPISNLLLPETSPLQVPTYLVALFGKYVCYAILALSIDLIWGYCGILSLGHGAFFALGGYAMGMYLMRQIGTRGVYGNPILPDFMVFLNYSKLPWYWHGFDMFWFAALMVLLVPGLLAFCFGWLAFRSRVTGVYLSIITQAMTYALLLAFFRNDFGFGGNNGLTDFKDILGFNVQAQGARATLFFLSCLALSLAFLLCRAIVTSKLGKVLIAIRDAESRTRFLGYRVESYKLFVFTLSACMAGVAGALYVPQVGIINPGEFAPANSIEAVIWVAVGGRGTLIGAVLGAVVVNYAKTVFTSGALASYWLFMLGALFVGVTLLLPKGIVGTVSDWWQGHSAGAEANVRDTAEEDGVTGTSLAE; encoded by the coding sequence ATGATGCCGCATCTTTTGACTCGGTCGCTCAACAGGAGCGCGGCGGGATTCCTCCTTGTCGTGGCGGCTTGCGGCATTCTGGTGCCAATATCGAACCTGCTGCTTCCGGAAACCTCGCCGCTGCAGGTGCCAACCTATCTCGTCGCGCTGTTCGGTAAATACGTCTGTTACGCCATTCTTGCGCTGTCGATCGATCTGATCTGGGGCTATTGCGGAATCCTGTCGCTGGGACATGGGGCGTTCTTCGCGCTCGGCGGTTACGCCATGGGCATGTATCTGATGCGGCAGATCGGAACGCGCGGTGTCTACGGCAATCCGATTTTGCCGGATTTCATGGTGTTTCTGAATTACAGCAAGCTTCCCTGGTATTGGCATGGCTTCGACATGTTCTGGTTCGCCGCGCTGATGGTGCTGTTGGTGCCGGGCCTGCTTGCGTTCTGCTTTGGCTGGCTGGCATTCCGCTCGCGAGTGACCGGTGTGTATCTTTCCATCATCACCCAGGCGATGACCTATGCGCTGTTGCTTGCATTCTTTCGAAATGATTTTGGTTTCGGCGGAAATAACGGCCTGACGGATTTCAAGGACATTCTCGGCTTCAACGTGCAGGCACAGGGAGCGCGCGCCACGCTGTTCTTCCTGTCCTGCCTGGCGTTGTCATTGGCGTTTCTACTGTGCCGCGCCATCGTGACATCCAAACTCGGCAAGGTGCTCATCGCGATCCGCGATGCTGAATCCCGAACACGGTTCCTGGGATACCGCGTCGAGTCCTATAAACTCTTTGTGTTCACGCTGTCCGCGTGCATGGCGGGTGTGGCGGGTGCGCTTTACGTGCCGCAGGTCGGCATCATCAATCCCGGCGAGTTTGCGCCGGCCAATTCCATCGAGGCGGTAATCTGGGTAGCGGTGGGTGGCCGCGGCACGTTGATAGGTGCTGTGCTCGGTGCCGTTGTCGTGAACTACGCCAAGACGGTTTTTACCTCGGGTGCGCTGGCGTCGTACTGGTTGTTCATGCTGGGTGCCTTGTTTGTCGGCGTCACGCTGCTGCTGCCGAAGGGCATCGTCGGAACCGTCTCGGACTGGTGGCAAGGGCACAGTGCCGGCGCGGAAGCGAATGTCCGGGATACGGCGGAAGAAGATGGCGTCACCGGTACGAGCCTGGCGGAGTAG
- a CDS encoding sulfite exporter TauE/SafE family protein — MFGILGLGFLLGMQHALEADHIAAVSSIAARRSQVGDIVRHGLTWGLGHTVTLFVFAGAAILLGHAIPERMSQPLETAVGIMLVGLGTHLLWRIWRDRVHFHRHRHGDGVEHLHLHSHATDSVPHAQSEHGHAHGFRWRSLLVGLMHGMAGSAALIVLAATQVANPLYGILYVLLFGIGSMLGMGALSVVIAVPLVISERWLTGANRVLQVAVGLVTIAIGFSTIYATALA; from the coding sequence ATGTTTGGAATTCTGGGATTGGGTTTTCTGCTTGGCATGCAGCACGCGCTTGAAGCCGACCACATTGCGGCGGTGTCCAGCATTGCAGCTCGGCGCAGTCAGGTCGGCGATATTGTCCGGCATGGGCTGACCTGGGGGCTCGGGCACACGGTCACGCTGTTTGTTTTCGCGGGCGCGGCGATCCTGCTTGGCCACGCAATTCCTGAACGTATGTCCCAGCCGCTCGAAACCGCTGTGGGCATCATGCTGGTCGGGCTGGGTACGCATCTGCTGTGGCGGATTTGGCGCGATCGTGTGCACTTTCACCGCCATCGCCACGGTGATGGCGTCGAGCATTTGCACTTGCACAGTCATGCCACTGACAGCGTTCCTCATGCGCAGAGTGAACATGGCCATGCGCATGGTTTCCGCTGGCGCTCGCTGCTGGTGGGTTTGATGCATGGCATGGCAGGTTCGGCGGCGCTGATAGTGTTGGCGGCAACGCAGGTGGCGAACCCGTTATATGGCATACTCTATGTATTGCTGTTCGGGATTGGCTCGATGCTCGGCATGGGTGCACTATCGGTTGTGATTGCCGTGCCTCTCGTCATCTCGGAGCGATGGCTGACGGGCGCAAATCGAGTGCTGCAGGTGGCGGTGGGACTTGTCACCATCGCGATTGGTTTTTCGACGATTTATGCCACCGCACTCGCATGA
- a CDS encoding HdeD family acid-resistance protein, translating into MATEQFDRSPQSGVDANDIDRRHQAATLKLKWGRFFVLGIVLVIAGVLAIALPEISAFATGSVFGIALGLAGVAKMALSLQIKEWSGFLWQELTGAAEVVGGILIYFNPLKGALAIALLIALVLLVQSFLQIALAFRIRKQNGWQWFALSSLVSLAASAALVIKLPFTIGYEPGVIAGITLLVAGIAYIAIAFTMRSGQR; encoded by the coding sequence ATGGCTACTGAACAATTTGATCGATCACCGCAGTCTGGAGTCGATGCGAACGATATCGATCGCCGGCATCAGGCAGCTACCCTTAAGCTAAAATGGGGAAGATTTTTCGTTCTGGGTATTGTTCTTGTTATTGCTGGGGTGCTCGCAATAGCCCTACCCGAAATTTCAGCATTTGCGACAGGATCTGTTTTCGGGATTGCTCTCGGATTGGCCGGAGTTGCAAAAATGGCGCTTTCCCTGCAGATCAAGGAATGGAGCGGTTTTCTCTGGCAGGAGCTGACCGGTGCGGCTGAGGTGGTCGGGGGCATCTTGATCTATTTCAACCCTTTGAAGGGTGCTTTAGCCATCGCTCTTTTGATTGCGCTGGTGCTGCTGGTTCAAAGCTTCTTGCAGATCGCGTTGGCCTTCCGAATCCGCAAGCAAAATGGCTGGCAATGGTTTGCTTTGTCGAGTCTGGTTTCGTTAGCTGCTAGTGCAGCGCTTGTAATCAAACTTCCTTTTACAATCGGATACGAACCGGGGGTGATTGCGGGCATAACCCTTCTCGTCGCGGGAATCGCTTACATTGCAATTGCGTTCACGATGCGGAGCGGCCAGCGATGA
- the urtB gene encoding urea ABC transporter permease subunit UrtB yields the protein MSFHRFQTCRIFFAVLGLIVATALPALADPFEAAVAKFANGSFADSMEAVEAIAASGNAEAYPIISALQESRLLTDSDTKKVYIKTADGKYLDAATGQHVASVSQSASPVRLNNRMRRHVESALAGLTLSSPDAAVRIQAAQSVFKSRNPSALPAVETALQKETNTSARLAFAEAKAAIILSKADATDAEKLDAIAVVSGRGDQDALALLNDLQVGSSERLTRAKGNAIGSIKNKLAVWSVAQNAWYGISLGSVLLLAAIGLAITFGVMGVINMAHGEMVMIGAYVTFVVQEIIRTKYPALFDYSLIVALPSAFLVAGAIGIVIERAVIRFLYGRPLETLLATWGISLILQQAVRTAFGPTNREVGNPSWMSGAFDLGQLTITYNRLWIVVFAIAVFLVLQAMLRYTSLGLEMRAVTQNRRMAAAMGIATSRVDALTFGLGSGIAGIAGVALSQIDNVSPNLGQSYIIDSFMVVVFGGVGNLWGTLVGALTLGMANKFLEPVAGAVLGKIAILVLIILFIQKRPRGMFALKGRSVEA from the coding sequence ATGTCATTTCATCGTTTTCAAACATGTCGAATCTTTTTCGCTGTTCTGGGACTGATCGTCGCCACGGCGCTTCCTGCACTGGCCGATCCGTTCGAGGCCGCGGTCGCAAAATTTGCGAACGGCTCGTTTGCGGATTCGATGGAAGCTGTTGAGGCCATTGCCGCCAGCGGAAACGCCGAAGCCTATCCCATTATCTCCGCGCTACAGGAGAGCCGCCTGCTGACGGACTCTGATACGAAGAAGGTTTATATCAAGACCGCCGATGGCAAATATCTCGATGCAGCTACAGGACAACATGTCGCTTCTGTGTCGCAAAGTGCCAGCCCTGTGCGTCTCAACAATCGGATGCGCAGGCATGTCGAGTCGGCCCTTGCGGGCCTGACCTTGTCGTCACCGGACGCGGCTGTGCGCATTCAGGCGGCCCAATCGGTTTTCAAGAGCCGCAATCCGTCCGCTCTGCCGGCGGTTGAAACCGCTCTGCAAAAGGAAACGAATACATCCGCCAGATTGGCCTTTGCCGAGGCGAAGGCGGCGATCATTCTGTCGAAAGCTGACGCGACCGATGCGGAAAAACTCGATGCGATTGCTGTGGTCAGCGGGCGAGGCGATCAGGACGCGCTGGCGCTGCTCAATGATTTGCAGGTGGGATCATCAGAACGGCTAACGCGTGCGAAAGGAAATGCAATTGGTTCGATCAAGAACAAGCTGGCCGTCTGGTCCGTTGCGCAAAATGCATGGTACGGCATTTCGTTAGGTTCGGTCCTGCTGCTGGCCGCGATCGGGCTGGCCATCACGTTCGGTGTCATGGGCGTCATCAACATGGCCCACGGCGAGATGGTGATGATCGGCGCGTACGTTACTTTTGTGGTGCAGGAAATCATTCGCACGAAATATCCTGCGCTGTTCGATTATTCACTGATCGTAGCGCTGCCTTCGGCATTTCTGGTTGCGGGTGCGATCGGCATCGTGATCGAGCGAGCCGTCATCCGGTTTCTCTATGGGCGGCCACTGGAAACGCTGCTGGCGACGTGGGGCATCTCACTTATTCTTCAGCAGGCGGTGCGTACCGCATTCGGTCCGACCAATCGCGAGGTCGGCAATCCGTCATGGATGAGCGGCGCATTCGACCTCGGACAGTTGACGATCACCTATAACCGCCTGTGGATCGTGGTTTTTGCCATTGCCGTTTTCCTCGTCCTGCAGGCGATGTTGCGTTACACGAGCCTTGGCCTTGAAATGCGCGCCGTGACCCAGAACCGCCGCATGGCGGCGGCCATGGGGATCGCAACGTCGCGGGTCGATGCTCTGACCTTCGGGCTTGGCTCCGGCATTGCGGGTATTGCCGGCGTTGCATTGTCACAGATCGACAACGTCAGCCCCAACCTTGGGCAAAGCTACATCATCGACAGTTTCATGGTCGTGGTATTCGGCGGCGTAGGAAATCTGTGGGGTACGCTGGTCGGCGCGCTGACGCTCGGCATGGCGAACAAATTCCTTGAGCCGGTGGCGGGAGCGGTGCTCGGCAAGATCGCCATTCTGGTTCTCATCATTCTTTTCATCCAGAAGCGGCCGCGCGGAATGTTCGCGCTCAAGGGCCGATCGGTGGAAGCATGA
- the urtE gene encoding urea ABC transporter ATP-binding subunit UrtE — MLEVNNISLYYGAAQALRGVSLVAEPGKVTCVLGRNGVGKTSLLRAMVGQFPIASGSIMFDGADISGLKPYQRARQGMSFVPQGREIFPLLTVEENLRTGYAPLKRKERKIPDDVFSLFPVLHSMLGRRGGDLSGGQQQQLAIGRALVMRPKVLLLDEPTEGIQPSIIKDIARAISYLRSLGSISIVLVEQYLDFACELGDSFAVMDRGMIKFGCDRNNLDPGEISRAMAI, encoded by the coding sequence ATGCTGGAGGTCAACAACATCAGCCTTTATTACGGAGCGGCGCAGGCGCTGCGCGGTGTGTCGCTGGTTGCCGAACCGGGCAAAGTGACGTGTGTGCTCGGTCGCAATGGTGTCGGAAAGACCAGCCTGTTACGTGCGATGGTGGGCCAGTTCCCGATCGCAAGCGGATCCATTATGTTCGATGGTGCAGACATTTCCGGGCTGAAACCATATCAGCGTGCTCGCCAGGGCATGTCGTTCGTGCCGCAGGGGCGTGAAATATTTCCGTTGCTGACGGTGGAGGAGAACCTCAGGACCGGTTATGCGCCATTGAAGCGGAAAGAACGCAAGATTCCAGATGATGTGTTCTCTCTGTTCCCGGTTCTGCATTCGATGCTTGGGCGGCGCGGCGGTGATCTATCGGGCGGGCAGCAGCAACAACTGGCAATTGGCAGGGCGCTGGTGATGCGCCCAAAAGTACTGCTGCTCGACGAGCCGACTGAAGGGATTCAACCTTCCATTATCAAGGATATCGCCCGGGCGATCTCATACCTACGCAGTCTCGGGAGCATCTCCATTGTCTTGGTCGAGCAGTATCTCGACTTCGCCTGCGAGCTTGGCGACAGTTTCGCTGTCATGGATCGTGGCATGATTAAATTCGGCTGCGACCGCAACAACCTCGACCCCGGCGAAATCAGCCGGGCGATGGCGATCTGA
- a CDS encoding class I SAM-dependent methyltransferase, which translates to MGNDIDRAGVAKAYAAWAPIYDLVFGQVFDAGRKATIALADQIGGRILDVGIGTGLSLTDYSRTTKICGVDISEPMLRKARERARTLNLTNVEALSVMDAKHLAFADGTFDAVVAQYVVTAVPEPEATLDDFVRVLKPGGELILVNHIGAESGPRKVFELAFAPVARRLGWRPEFPWARLVNWAARHGGIDLIERRPMPPMGHFSLIRYRKR; encoded by the coding sequence GTGGGCAACGACATCGATCGCGCCGGAGTGGCGAAGGCTTATGCCGCCTGGGCACCGATCTACGATCTCGTCTTCGGTCAGGTTTTCGATGCCGGACGCAAAGCCACGATCGCGCTGGCCGACCAGATCGGCGGACGCATCCTCGATGTCGGCATCGGCACCGGACTGTCGCTCACCGACTATTCACGGACCACGAAAATCTGCGGGGTCGATATCTCGGAGCCGATGCTGCGCAAGGCCCGCGAACGTGCACGCACGCTCAATCTGACCAATGTGGAAGCGCTGTCGGTGATGGACGCCAAGCATCTGGCGTTCGCCGACGGCACGTTCGACGCCGTGGTCGCACAATATGTCGTCACCGCCGTGCCCGAACCGGAAGCGACGCTTGACGACTTTGTGCGTGTGCTGAAGCCGGGCGGCGAACTGATCCTCGTGAACCACATCGGTGCGGAAAGCGGCCCACGCAAAGTCTTCGAGTTGGCGTTCGCGCCGGTGGCACGGCGACTGGGTTGGCGGCCCGAGTTCCCATGGGCCCGGCTCGTCAACTGGGCAGCACGCCATGGCGGCATCGATCTGATCGAGCGACGGCCGATGCCACCGATGGGACATTTCTCCCTGATCCGTTATCGCAAGCGCTGA
- the urtD gene encoding urea ABC transporter ATP-binding protein UrtD: protein MSMLDMRTTSAMLYLDGVHVSFDGFHAINGLSLTIAPGEMRAIIGPNGAGKTTMMDIITGKTRPDKGDVLFDGTVDLTRLDEAEIAELGIGRKFQKPTVFESQTVEDNLLLALKTDHRVSKTLFWHESPDESARIDRVLKTIRLANSRNRLAGALSHGQKQWLEIGMLLAQDPKLLLVDEPVAGMTDVETHQTAELLKEINKEKTVVVVEHDMTFVRELGVRVTCLHEGSVLAEGSIDQVSASERVIEVYLGR, encoded by the coding sequence ATGAGCATGCTTGATATGCGAACGACTTCGGCCATGCTCTACCTTGACGGTGTGCATGTGTCGTTTGACGGATTTCACGCCATCAACGGTCTGTCTCTGACGATTGCGCCGGGCGAGATGCGTGCGATCATCGGCCCGAACGGGGCTGGCAAGACCACGATGATGGACATTATCACCGGCAAGACACGGCCTGACAAAGGCGATGTGCTGTTCGATGGCACCGTCGATCTGACACGTCTGGATGAGGCTGAAATTGCCGAACTCGGGATCGGCCGAAAATTCCAAAAGCCCACCGTCTTCGAAAGCCAGACGGTTGAGGACAATCTGCTGCTGGCGCTCAAGACCGATCATCGTGTGTCAAAGACACTGTTCTGGCACGAATCTCCGGATGAGTCGGCGCGGATCGACCGTGTTCTGAAAACGATCCGGCTCGCCAATTCGCGCAACCGGTTGGCGGGTGCGCTTTCGCATGGTCAGAAGCAATGGCTCGAGATCGGGATGTTGCTGGCGCAGGATCCGAAACTGCTTCTCGTTGATGAGCCGGTGGCGGGAATGACAGATGTAGAGACGCACCAGACCGCGGAGCTTCTCAAGGAGATCAACAAGGAGAAGACGGTTGTTGTTGTCGAACATGACATGACCTTTGTCCGCGAACTTGGTGTTCGCGTGACATGCCTGCATGAAGGCTCAGTTCTCGCAGAGGGGTCGATCGATCAGGTATCGGCGAGCGAGCGTGTTATCGAAGTCTATCTGGGACGGTAA
- a CDS encoding TonB-dependent receptor, which yields MRRSLGVSGLVLIDLIAVASSASAQSVASTRLPEIEIDAPHRRQDKNVRRKPVAAQERGRHREVSRNPAPASSAAARPNAEPNAEGAVASAPAAAASEKTVSGEEVNARPFSRPAEALEVVPGLIVTQHSGEGKANQYFLRGYNLDHGTDLAITVDDMPVNMRTHAHGQGYADLNFLIPELIKSVNIRKGPYFADEGDFSSVGAVHIGLLDTIEKSMALMTVGSFGYNRVLGITSTKAGEGHLLVAGEANTYNGPWDYPDKVRKLNAVVRYSQGVASDGFSLTGMAYSNRWNSTDQVPLRAITSGQIGLYGALDPTDGGNSDRFSLSGRWAKSDENGASKVSFYVIKSSLDLYNNFTFFLDNPNEGDQFHQHDNRVLGGISASHTFNSTFAGLPMQTEIGLQSRYDDIRLSLSNTYQRQFLTGTRDDKVKEASVGIYIQNTVQWTNWLRTTLGYRGDFYNANVDSLLTPANSGNANASIGSPKLSVVLGPFAKTEFFFNAGEGFHSNDARGVTIKESPSDGSPLDASPFLVKTRGIEFGVRTRLIPGLDSAVSLFLLDQASEILFVGDAGDTEPSRPSRRYGIEWTNRYKPVSWFSLDGDIALTHARFRGYDSAQAAAHAELAGYPEAQIGNAPGNLIPGAPNLIASAGFRIGEATGWFGGLRYRYFGPRPLTEDGAFVSPATGILNGQLGYRFENGWRIQLDAFNLTDSRSDQITYAYGSLLKTDALFAQCNSGSPPPAAVCQTGVMDRVLHPVEPLAFRLTLAGKF from the coding sequence ATGCGTCGATCTCTGGGCGTTTCGGGGCTTGTACTGATCGATCTGATAGCCGTGGCATCGTCTGCCTCGGCGCAGAGCGTGGCTTCCACCCGGCTTCCCGAGATCGAAATCGACGCGCCACACCGCCGCCAGGATAAAAATGTCAGGCGAAAGCCGGTGGCGGCACAGGAACGGGGACGGCACCGCGAAGTGTCCAGAAACCCAGCGCCGGCCAGCAGCGCTGCGGCGAGGCCAAATGCTGAACCAAATGCCGAGGGAGCGGTTGCCTCCGCTCCGGCCGCGGCTGCCAGTGAAAAGACCGTGAGCGGCGAAGAGGTCAATGCGCGGCCGTTCTCGCGTCCAGCCGAAGCGCTGGAAGTTGTGCCCGGTCTCATCGTCACGCAGCATAGCGGTGAGGGGAAAGCCAATCAGTACTTTCTGCGTGGCTATAATCTCGATCATGGCACGGACCTAGCGATCACCGTGGATGATATGCCGGTCAACATGCGCACGCATGCGCATGGGCAGGGTTATGCCGATCTGAATTTCCTGATTCCGGAATTGATAAAATCGGTCAATATCCGCAAGGGACCGTACTTCGCAGATGAGGGAGATTTCTCTTCCGTCGGCGCCGTGCATATAGGTCTGCTCGACACTATCGAGAAATCGATGGCCCTCATGACGGTGGGCAGCTTCGGATACAATCGCGTGCTTGGCATCACCTCGACGAAGGCCGGCGAAGGTCATTTGCTGGTCGCCGGAGAAGCCAACACCTATAATGGTCCGTGGGATTATCCCGACAAGGTCAGGAAGCTGAACGCTGTCGTTCGATACAGCCAGGGTGTGGCCTCCGATGGATTCTCTCTGACGGGAATGGCTTATTCCAACCGCTGGAATTCCACTGATCAGGTCCCGCTGCGCGCGATCACTTCGGGGCAGATCGGGCTTTACGGGGCACTCGATCCGACCGATGGCGGCAATTCCGATCGGTTTTCGCTTTCAGGACGATGGGCAAAAAGCGACGAGAATGGCGCCTCGAAGGTCAGCTTCTATGTGATTAAAAGCTCGCTCGATCTGTACAATAATTTCACATTCTTTCTGGATAATCCGAACGAGGGCGATCAATTCCATCAGCACGACAACCGCGTGCTCGGCGGCATCAGCGCTTCGCACACATTCAACAGCACCTTCGCCGGTTTGCCGATGCAAACCGAGATCGGCCTCCAGAGCCGCTATGACGACATTCGCCTGTCGCTGTCCAATACGTATCAGCGGCAATTTCTGACGGGGACGCGCGACGATAAAGTGAAGGAAGCGAGTGTTGGAATCTATATCCAGAATACGGTGCAATGGACGAACTGGCTCCGCACGACACTGGGCTATCGTGGTGATTTCTACAATGCGAATGTCGATTCGCTTTTGACGCCGGCTAATTCCGGCAATGCCAATGCATCAATCGGGAGTCCGAAACTCAGTGTCGTGCTGGGGCCGTTTGCGAAGACTGAATTCTTCTTCAACGCGGGAGAGGGATTCCACAGCAATGACGCGCGCGGTGTGACGATCAAGGAATCGCCGTCAGACGGATCGCCATTGGATGCCTCACCGTTTCTGGTCAAGACGCGCGGGATCGAGTTCGGTGTGCGAACGCGCCTCATTCCTGGTCTCGACAGTGCGGTGAGCCTGTTCCTGCTCGATCAGGCTTCGGAGATCCTGTTCGTCGGTGATGCGGGCGACACCGAGCCCAGCCGTCCGAGCCGCCGCTACGGTATCGAGTGGACCAACCGCTACAAGCCGGTCTCGTGGTTCAGCCTCGATGGCGACATCGCTCTGACCCATGCGAGATTTCGCGGATACGATTCAGCACAGGCTGCTGCTCACGCAGAACTGGCCGGCTATCCGGAAGCGCAGATCGGCAATGCGCCCGGCAACCTCATTCCCGGAGCGCCGAATCTCATCGCATCCGCGGGATTCAGGATTGGGGAGGCGACCGGTTGGTTCGGAGGGTTGCGTTATCGTTACTTTGGCCCGCGGCCTTTGACGGAAGACGGCGCGTTTGTCTCGCCTGCGACAGGTATCCTGAACGGGCAACTGGGCTACCGCTTCGAAAATGGCTGGCGTATTCAGCTTGATGCGTTCAATCTCACTGACAGCCGTTCGGATCAGATCACTTACGCTTATGGCTCGCTACTCAAGACTGATGCTCTGTTCGCGCAATGCAATTCCGGCAGTCCTCCGCCTGCGGCGGTCTGCCAGACGGGGGTAATGGATAGGGTGCTGCACCCTGTCGAACCGCTTGCCTTTCGACTTACACTTGCGGGAAAATTCTGA